A part of Bacillus rossius redtenbacheri isolate Brsri chromosome 1, Brsri_v3, whole genome shotgun sequence genomic DNA contains:
- the LOC134527259 gene encoding uncharacterized protein LOC134527259, with protein sequence MPAGPPAIDHTGLPETRSLSYCIYVKVDNDIIPATLTTSLPQEPILYRGPDAEANFVETIVDIGKKVKDIYETSLPMTSLTTQEYVSFVAAHQCCYCNKVFTSDNRKVRDHDHFSGKYLGAACNSCNLLRRRPKKLVVYFHNLSYDEMFIIKKLGYDNKDIFIIPHTQEKMITFSKNLGNKFSVQFIDTFRFMARSLASLASYLPADKFVETSKFFTQNELNLVTRKGVFPYDYVNCWEKLDEPQLPAKEEFFNILNDSHISDAEYSHAQAVWSEFGCVTLGEYSDVYLKTDVLLMTDVFENFRQLCLKTYGIDCSHYVSAPGFTFDAMLKHTKVQLELMTDYDMHMFVEAGIRGGVAQVVKRHCKANNVCLPRTYDPSQSSTHVMYLDANNLYGWAMSLPLPASGFRWAGTDIDVMSIPDEGRMGYILQVNVEYPSALHDEHKDLPFLPVNKCPPGSRQPKLMTTLEKKSNYIVHYRNLKQALQHGLRITKVHRVLEFEQRAWIKPFIIKNTIMRQNASNEFEKEFFKLANYACFGKLLEQKRKRQRMELVCSEKRLRKVVAKPAFQDRTVLDGNLALIKLQHESILFDRPVYAGLAILELSKTLMYNFHYDIMKVKYKDNITLAYMDTDSFIYEIKTHDFYQDLADDSALMSVFDTSAYPIDHPCYSPTNKKVVGKFKDECNGVAMEEFVGLRAKLYTYKYNDNISKRAKGIQKCVVKNKITFENFLEVLEHHTTKRAQVRSIRSHQMVLYTETMNKLALSWHDDKRIICDDGIHTLPYGYNG encoded by the coding sequence atgccagccggacccccagcaaTCGATCACACAGGCCTACCAGAAACACGAAGCCTTAGTTACTGTATATATGTGAAAGTCGACAACGATATAATCCCAGCCACACTCACCACCTCGCTGCCGCAAGAGCCAATTCTGTACAGGGGTCCCGATGCTGAGGCAAATTTCGTGGAGACCATTGTTGACATTGGTAAAAAGGTTAAGGACATATACGAGACAAGCCTGCCAATGACGTCGCTGACGACTCAAGAATATGTCAGCTTCGTcgcagcccatcagtgctgctactgcaacAAGGTCTTCACATCCGACAACCGCAAGGTCAGAGACCACGACCATTTTAGTGGTAAGTATCTtggtgccgcctgcaacagctgcaatctcctgcgcaggcggcccaagaagcttgttgtgtacttccacaacctcAGCTATGACGAAATGTttatcatcaagaaactgggctacgacaacaagGATATATTTATTATTCCCCACACGCAAGAGAAAATGATTACATTCTCTAAGAATCTGGGTAACAAATTTTCAGTGCAGTTTATCGATACATTCAGGTTCATGGCACGAAGTTTGGCGTCCCTCgcgtcgtacctgccagccgacaaatTCGTTGAAACATCAAAATTCTTCACCCAAAATGAATTGAATCTTGTGACAAGAAAAGGTGTGTTCCCCTACGACTACGTGAACTGCTGGGAAAAACTTGACGAGCCACAACTGCCTGCGAAAGAGGagtttttcaatatattaaatgaCAGCCATATAAGCGATGCAGAATACAGTCATGCGCAGGCAGTGTGGAGCGagttcggctgcgtgaccctgggcgaATACAGCGACGTCTACCTCAAGACGGACGTGCTGCTGATGACGGATGTGTTCGAAAACTTTCGACAGCTCTGCCTCAAGACCTACGGCATCgactgcagccactacgtcagcGCGCCAGGTTTCACGTTCGATGCAATGCTAAAGCATACAAAGGTACAGCTGGAGTTGATGACagactacgacatgcacatgttcgtcgaagctgggatcaggggCGGGGTTGCTCAAGTGGTCAAGCGCCACTGTAAGGCCAACAACGTttgccttccccgcacctacgatcccagccagtcaTCAACCCACGTCATGTACCTGGACGCCAACAACCTCTATGGATGGGCCATGTCCCTGCCTCTTCCCGCCAGCGGCTTCAGGTGGGCGGGCACGGACATTGACGTCATGAGCATACCGgacgaggggcggatggggtACATCCTACAAGTGAATGTTGAGTACCCATCCGCCCTGCATGACGAGCACAAGGACctgccgttcctgcccgtcaacaagtgcccgcccggctcgcgtCAGCCTAAATTAATGACGACGCTCGAGAAAAAGAGTAATTACATAGTACATTATAGAAACCTGAAGCAggctctccagcacggactgcgaATCACAAAAGTACACCGAGTTCtggaatttgagcagcgtgcgtggATTAAgcccttcattataaaaaatacgaTTATGAGACAGAATGCTTCCAATGAAttcgaaaaagaattttttaagctGGCAAACTATGCATGTTTTGGTAAACTATTAGAACAAAAGAGGAAGAGGCAGCGGATGGAACTCGTATGCAGCGAGAAGAGACTGCGGAAAGTAGTggcaaagccagcgttccaggacaggACAGTTCTCGATGGAAACTTGGCTCTGATCAAACTCCAGCATGAGAGTATCCTCTTTGACCGCCCTGTATATGCTGGTTTAGCCATCCTGGAGTTGTCCAAAACGCTCATGTACAATTTCCATTACGACATCATGAAGGTAAAATATAAAGACaacatcacgctggcgtacatggatacggACAGTTTCATCTATGAAATCAAAACGCACGACTTTTACCAGGACCTcgccgacgactctgcgctcatgagcgtgtttgacacgagtgcgtatcccattgaccacccctgctactcgcccaccaataaaaaagtggtgggcaaattcaaagatgagtgcaatggggtggcgatggaggagtttgtcggcctcagagcaaaattatatacatataaatataacgaTAATATATCCAAGAGAGCTAAAGGAATTCAGAAATGTGTGGTGAAGAACAAAATTACGTTTGAAAATTTTCTTGAAGTCCTGGAACACCACACAACAAAGCGTgcgcaagtccggtccataaGGTCGCACCAAATGGTATTGTACACAGAAACTATGAATAAATTGGCACTTAGTTGGCAcgacgataaacgcataatatgcgatgACGGAATTCATACGTTACCATATGGGTACAATGGATAA